CTCACTGCTGGTGCAACTGCAGCCAATGAACTCTTAACCTTCATCCTCGCAAACCCGGGAgatgctcttcttgttcctacCCCATACTACCCTGGGTAAGAATAAGAATTCGAATGATTTCAAACTTATACTTTAATTCTACTTTAATGTGAAAGACATTAAGACTAATGATTTGATTGGTCTAATTTTGCAGATTTGATAGAGATTTGAGATGGAGAACTGGTGTGAACATTGTTCCAATCCATTGTGATAGTTCAAACAACTTTCAAATAACAGAACAAGCATTGGAATCAGCATACAAAGATGCAGAATCAATGAGTTATAGAGTGAGGGGAATTCTGATAACAAATCCTTCAAATCCTTTGGGCATAACAATCCAACGTTCAGTTCTAGAGTTGCTTCTTAATTTTGTCACAAAGAAGAACATCCACCTAGTCTCTGACGAAATCTACTCCNNNNNNNNNNNNNNNNNNNNNNNNNNNNNNTCTCCTCGTCCGAATTCGTCAGCGTGGCAGAAGTTCTTGAGTCGCGAAACTACAAGAACTCGGCTGAAAGGGTTCACATTGTTTATAGCCTCTCGAAAGATCTTGGCCTTCCAGGATTCCGTGTTGGAACAATATATTCTTACAACGACAGAGTCGTTACCACTGCTCGACGAATGTCGAGTTTTACACTCATATCATCACAAACACAGAATCTTTTAGCTTCAATGCTGTCAAACAAGAGCTTCACTAAGAGCTACATTAAGATCAATAGAGAGAGGTTGAATAAGAGGTACGAGATGATCATTGAAGGATTGAAGAGTGCAGGAATTGAATGCCTTAAAGGGAACGCAGGGCTGTTTTGTTGGATGAATCTGAGCCCATTGTTGAAAGATAAAACGTCAAGAGAATCTGAATTGGTGCTATGGAATGCAATTCTTCACGAGGTGAAGTTGAACATCTCACCTGGTTCTTCTTGCCATTGTTTAGAGTCTGGTTGGTTCAGGGTTTGCTTTGCAAACATGTctgagaacactttgaagattgcATTGGAAAGAATTTGCAAGTTTATGGAAAGAATAAAATCACAAcagtaacaaattaaataattattaatcttTTTCTCTTTCNNNNNNNNNNNNNNNNNNNNNNNNNNNNNNNNNNNNNNNNNNNNNNNNNNNNNAATGGTTGGTGGCCATTTTGATATATCATGATTCTTTACTTGGgtgattaattagttaattaagaaCATATTGTGAAGCTAGCTATATATCTCATGACTTATCATCAGTTGAAACTAAAAGTGTATTTGTCTTTGTTTGCTTGCTTATTTGGTTAAGCAAGTTTCTCATCAATGATAAtaaattcttctttttcttcttcttattaattattaagttGGTGggttattagttattactatgttaattaattttatgaatcTATCAATCTTTGTttccaaactttaaattttgaattattttatctttgaccgactattatatatataaatctaaGCAGCCACTAGTAATTAATATCTTTGATTATGAGTTGGGTGTTTTGAGAGTACATAACAACTAGCATTTaactttgaattttttttaacataacagtggtaatatagaaaaataaatataatatctaAAAGTTTAGAAccaacaaaatagaaaaaggagtttttcaaatatttacaaaacaggtgcaattgaaagaaaaaaataacataaaaaatagataaaaaaaaaacttaggaCATTTCATAAGGCAAAATTTATGATGCACGGATACTGAGACCGGATACGTTGACacgcgaattttaaaatcttgcATGACACGGGAcatgcatacatataaaatataaaatattttttagataaattataataatattttgatattttattgatattaaaatataaataaatttttttataaattaataataggtTACTTTTTTTAGTCCCAATTTTCTtaccaaatttataattaaatccgTATAATTTAAAAGCTTTTAATTAGATTcttgtaatattttaaattttataattaagtctttgtcgtacaaaaaatattagaatcaacaaaatatttctttttaaacTGAAAATACGTATATTTAACCACTAAATCCTTAAATTTCaatgtctttttatttttaaaatattttgttaactcTTAAATTTTTGACTtcataaatatctaattataaaatttaaaatagtataaaaatttaactaaaaatttttaaattttaaaaatttatactttGTCTTGATGATTCATATCTCTGACCTGAAGGCCATGGTTTATATAAAAAtggcaaaaatattttttttctaaaattgtttatttggacaaaactaaaaaaaaattctaaaaaatggGTTAATAATAAGAGTGTGAACTatgaataaaattgaataaaaaaataaattaaaaaatctaaaaaaaataattaacttattcAAACtaataaaccaaaaaataataattctaactaatattaatttaaacaataatgtatttcttaaatcaatataaaataattttttaaaaatctcaattttattataagtttattcaaaaaattcaaaaataaaatgagaattgctataccaaaaataaaacaattagtaaatttataaacaaaaataaaaattcacttcttaaaaaaatattaaatttacaaaatgaaaaaatatcaaaataataataaaataaaaacagaaaagataatgttataaaatttatataaaaaattaataacaagaTTAAACCATCTTTTgataaaaatgttattaaaaatttaaattttaaataaattaaaaaattaatataaaagttAGAAATAACAATTTTANNNNNNNNNNNNNNNNNNNNNNNNNNNNNNNNNNNNNNNNNNNNNNNNNNNNNNNNNNNNNNNNNNNNNNNNNNNNNNNNNNNNNNNNNNNNNNNNNNNNNNNNNNNNNNNNNNNNNNNNNNNNNNNNNNNNNNNNNNNNNNNNNNNNNNNNNNNNNNNNNNNNNNNNNNNNNNTATTTAAATTTCTGGCATGAATAATTATCTATTTAATCATGCTATATACTTTATTGTAAGGATATCTGAATTGATtaagatatatattatattaaattgcaATATGCTCTGCCCCTATTGTTGTTGTGGGGGTATAAATTCAATAGCAAAATTAAGATTAAAATGGTCTATTATGTGATATTACTGTGTGAATAATTAAGACTAATGTATTATATTAATTACAATGCTAATATCACCACAAAATTTAGGTGTTTATTGAttggaaattaaaaaaaaattgaataaaattataaaaaaatagaataaaataaaaaacatatttatttaattatttgtttctaAAATTCTCAGTTATCACTTTTAAAacgattttaatttcaaaaattctagtTTTGGTTTTaacattttgaatttttataactctttttttatggttattttttttctattattaattttttaatttattttccgtGCTCATGTATTATCGCTAGGTTTTCTATTTTCTAACCAATTTATCCAAACATCTTAAAAAGGTGAAGATACATGTTAGTatgttgattaatttttttaaaaaaataaaattttattaattatttttattaaagaaataacataattttttaatatgaatattAGAATAAGAAGATGAGATCtctcaaatttaattaaaaaaataaaaaacagtaaaaaattaaaaaaataaaaaaaggaaataaaagtattaaacaAGTGTATTTAATTGGTTagaaatattttgtttagtatTAAGTACGTGTTCactgaattaaaaaaattataataaatgatAGATTAACTTTTACTATTTtctaatcttattttttaatgatagatttatataaatacaattaattatcttaaaataataatttatttcatgtttaatattgtataaaaataaattgttaacttaataaaatacttaaataactaaaattatatatactgtataaaaataaattgtttacttaataaaaaaattaaataactaaaattatatatttaataaaaaatagaatattatattaaaaatattaaaaatatattttaaacatagatcaattaaatatatttttattattttcaatgtttaaaaaataaattttctttttataaattaattatatttcttaaaaagtaaaaaattaaaaacaaaaatataaagacaaataaaaaatattttttaaaatcaattggTACTTCAACTTATTATCGTAGAATAATTCATGTAACATACAACCGATCTctatttatcatcatcattagaataaataattagttaattaaatgtTAACTATAAAACCATGATTATCACGTATCTTTTGATTGAAAAGGGCATATAACCTATTATACTTTTTGTAAATTTATCGTTACCACGTGGATGAAGCTACTAACACACTTGGCTAGAGTGTATTTTGACTTttgtttacttattttttttagcaaTTAGAGGACGCTTCACGCTTTGACTTTTAAAGATCctagtttaattaattaataatggaTATATTTAGAAAGTCATATTTATTAATAAGTTTTAACATGAAATACTACTAAAATTTAATcatatcatattatatatattaaatctatcaaaatatctctaaaaataaaggttagaatccaataaaaaatagtcaacaACCTTCTTTTGCcaatagaaaaaattaagaatatatataagaGAAATGAAATAGAAGAAGTTGTAGGGCTGAATAGAAATTATTTAGTCAGACTCAAATGTTGGTCAAAATAATCACAAAAAATGTTGGTCAAAATTAAGTTTATCTAATTTAaggtatataatattaatttaattttaatattactaAGAACTTGATTGGTACCAATATTAATAAGTTGGTGGACATCTCCATTTCTTAAGTTGCTTGTATGTAGGTAAAATGATGAACACAAAgaatgaaaaacaatttaataaTGAATTAATAGTAATTCAGTTTCTAGACTTTTCACCAGTCCattggaaaatgaagaaaattaTGTCCTAAAGTCCTAGTTACGTTTTATAAAGAcacacatatacatatataagaaGCTCAGAATTCATAAAGTCTTAATAgaaaaaaacatctaaaaactaagagacaaaaaaatacttaatgATGTGTATGGCCATAAcacaaatgataaaaaaaaaatttttcaacacATATAGAATAATGTATCAAGGTAGTTGTTGCATGTGaagagaattttaattttataatttgataaatatatttaaaaaaatataataatatcataataaattagttaaataaaaatgagaatttAGTCANTGACAATTTCTTGGCCCCTAGACCAAACCTTCTCTCCATTCATGAGAATTGTGTGGTGTATATTTTTCTACATAAAAATGAAAGTCAACCCAATATGTGGTAGCTAGCTTGCTTGAAAAAATGAGCTACTGAACTAACAAAAGACCAATCATAGAACACCAAAACAGCTCCATGTGGCTCATGAACtcgataataaaattattaNNNNNNNNNNNNNNNNNNNNNNNNNNNNNNNNNNNNNNNNNNNNNNNNNNNNNNNNNNNNNNNNNNNNNNNNNNNAATTGGATTCTTGTTATAACTCCCAACCACTTCTTTGGACTTTAGCTTACAAATGATACCGTACTAACACTCGTAAAATTCTTCACTAGCTAATGTATAATGCAACAGAGTCCAAGGTTTTAAATTACCGGTTGTATTTTAgatgaaaagatttgattgtaTTTGTGGTGGtaaataaaattagtaaatatcTATGCATTTGTatcataattattattactaGTTTATTAATAAGTATGtcaatttatcttttacaaatcaaatatgtatattaataataactataaaattagtCAAACTAATAAGaatcttatattattttaactaaaaaattaaatctttgattcaaacattaaaattagtgaaatatatataaaagagtactttagaaaaaaaaaattaattatgaaccaaatatttttcatgttcCATTATTACAGTATATGTGCCTGTTGTTAACTTTTTATATGAAATGAGCAAAAATACGTTATAGCTTAGCTTATACtctaactaaaatttatttaactaattataatttaaaggaattaggattttaATGGTCAAATTGTTAAGATGTCAATGTAACCATGATTTAAAAGCTCTAACAATAGAGATATAGACATTCTCAAAACCACTGTATTAATTAGATTACTATGGTCACAATTACAGTTGTCAGTTTGTAATTTAAAACCCTGAAAAGGAGTGAAATGCAGACCAAATAAAAGTTCCGTGATGAAAACTGCCAAAATGCCAGATACTACTACTGTCATAAAGCTCATATATTGCGAAAGAAAGAGTTTAGCACCACAACAATGAAGTTTgttacaaacaaacaaaaataaaaataaaaaacaaaaataatgaacaCATACTCTATATAATACGGTGTACTCTCTGCTATATCTTAGTCCAAGACTTTTGTCAAGTTTATGTACATGTTATTTTGTTATTCTAAATCACTccttttttctaattgtaaaaatatgtcattgtaaaaaaaattatgtatgtaGATATCAAtcttaactaactaattaacatANNNNNNNNNNNNNNNNNNNNNNNNNNNNNNNNNNNNNNNNNNNNNTAGCTTATTATAAAAAActagttaaaattaaaaatagataaattaatttagttgtttttttacaataaaacaTTTAGTTGGCTCAATTCAATTCGATTAGATTTGtctaaactaattaattaaataattgacttattttttaattatttttaaaaaataaattgaaaaaatattaaaaattttaataaattttttacttaatatccaagtaaaaaaaaattattatacatgtgtatcttttcatattaaatttactaaaatctAACCATATAGTTGACGAATTAGTAgtacaataacaaataatttattcaaaaataaataacaaataataagaagttatttttttctataaaaggCCTAAATTTACAAACTTGTTCCGGCTCAATTCGAACCCTTTTAATTTGTGAAATCTGCTACTTTCTATCACTAATCTTgtaacattaaaaatatttcatgttGAGGAGATTGcgatgtaaataaataaaatgaatgtGATGAAGTagtataaatatatttagtaCTGAATCTGACATTCTTAATTCTCCATCTGACTTCCTATACTCCTTATATTTGTGTTGTTGTTAAGCGTTCGAGTAACTATTCTAGTAAGTACTCTTTCTTGTTACTGTTATACGAGTGATGAAGGATGCGCAtggatgagaaaaataaaacaaagaggTAATTTTGTCTTTAAACGAATTGTTTGGGAcgaattttaaaactaaaattaaggttaagaacaattttaaattcaaaaaaaatttatgaacaattttgattttcggtcaaaattataaagactaaaataatacttaatctatacttaaatatatatagttaaacctaatattttttatgcttatgtaaCAATATACAATTTAAAGTTTATTGACGCTAACAACTTACTGTCTTGTACAAATTGAATGGTTACATGCCtgcaaagatttttttttacacCTCACTATGCACTAGAAATGCATTTAAGTCTGTATACgtattatatataaaagttgGCCAACTTGTACCACATGTTGATGGAGTGTTTTCACATTATTGTCACTTGGTATTATTGTAGAACTAGCATCGCTGTGATTCAAGTGtgtttttaaaacaattagtgtATGTCTCTGTAATCTATACAGagtaatacataaaattatatataaaaattttattaaaaatttaaataaaaaatatatataataataattattataaatattttataacttaaaaatattaaaaataattatttgttttaatcAATTTGAATTGGTTGAATGGTCATCTCATTTGTCTGTTTAAGTAAATATTTAGAGGTTCGAATCTCACCCTTAATAAATAGAGCATGTGGATTAATTCTTGACTTATTGAGTTAAAAAATccgtagaaaaaaaaattgtacttatctttaaaatagattaatttttcattaatagCAATGCTTATGGACTTTTGTctttattgaaatttatttaggacaattttatttgttggtatagtattcattcttaaaatctaaacaatatgatcaacattgttacttgttaaaacttcacattttatgaaatgatttttaaatttttagatgcATTATAAAAGTTATTAGATCGATTAATATTTCTTGATAACATGGTGTAGCGAAACACCATCGTCGAGTATTAGTTAATGTGAAGAGaaaccaataataaattttgttattcaatatataatttattctattgaaaaataaattaatattttctaaatttataaatatattttcttctaatttcttacaccattttatttgacaatatttaccattaaaaaataacaaatgacTATACTATCCCACAATATATATGATgtgcaaaataattttttgttttgaaattaattctggttagttaaataaaatttaaaatattttttattttcttactcaaatttaaatttaaatttagaattgattaatggctcatttttttaatttcaataaaaaaataaattgattagacataaaatatttagcatttaataatttcaatcatttaattttaattaccaaaaattagattaaaaattaattataaacttaataatcgataatatatattatattagtacataaataataatatttaatatattaattatttattttttttgatagAATTAATGTATAATCTATTAAGAATTGGTTTattatccaaaaaatttttcataaacTTTGTAATACGTAAAAATAGTGatcttatttgttattattatttaaataatttttcgtaattttttaattagataattattttaattaataatctttattattgtttttatactaaaaaatatcattNNNNNNNNNNNNNNNNNNNNNNNNNNNNNNNNNNNNNNNNNNNNNNNNNNNNNNNNNNNNNNNNNNNNNNNNNNNNNNNNNNNNNNNNNNNNNNNNNNNNNTACTTAAGTTACTTATTTTGtatgttaatttattaaatattaagataaaaaaattgttcaataaattatgtaaatagtcattacagaaaaaaattatatattatatataataatccttGATATATATAATGtcatgtatatattaaaattatctattttaattatgtgaattattattgttatttttactttttcattacattaaaaaataatatttaaaactaaaaaagagataattaatttttttaatttgaattaaaaaaatgtctTATAAATATATTCAACTTTTACATATACTACatgttataatattaaatagtatagtATTTGTTATAACAATGACTCAAAATATTAATCCAAGATATATCTGGGCCTATTAAGATCTTAATGCAAGCAAGATcaactaaaatttattgttaGGGTCCCAAATCTGACTTAGGTTCATTACCTTAAAGACCCAATGCAGATGAAGTCCACGCGTCTCCTCTTAAATCGACATAGATTGAATCTCCATTGCTAGTTAGATATGGTAATGAGTACTCAGGGGAGCGTGAGAAGCTCCCTTCTCATTTAttcctatttaaaaaaaaatgcccCTATTCATTCTCCATCATTGCAAGTTCTTGTTTAATTACCCCTTAGGGAATGCAGATCTCCTCGataaacttttgaaaaaaaattaatacaaaaagacataatataataatcataaaatagttAGTTCAATATAATTCACCACAATTTATAACATATtcgttataaaaaataatatttcaaaaggagaaaacataatccaacataataatattatataattttttgggaCGATACTGAGCGACGTAGTGACGGACTTGAGAGGCAGAGAAAGTGAGTTAGAGAGAGAGGATCGAGGCTGAGAAtgagtttgaaagaaaaaggaagaattcGAATTGGAGGCAGAAATTAGAGTTACTAAATTCAAGAAAtgaatttatgtatatataaattagaataattaataattttattccaTAGGGCGGGTACTTATGTCTGTGTCCCTATTAAAGATGGCAAATAGGAAAGTCCACCCTGTCTCGCCAAAAGCCTGCGATCTGGTGGGCTAGCCTGTCCCGCCCCGCTTAGTAAGGTAGTTTTAAATTTCTCTCCCATCCCGCTTAATGGTAGGCTGGCGGgctctctttttttataaataattaaatattaaataatatatataatttcacaataattttaataaatttataatttctaaaaatataaaaaaattataattataaatatgtaataaacataattataaaccaattttttttaaacaaaataataaaatcaatattgtccaaaatatataattaaacatcttcaagtttataatcaatcaaacataaaaacataatccaaaatataactTAGAACATCTTCAATTATCATTTTCATCCTCTTGTAGATTAATAacattataaaaatttgtaaaaaaatggtCTTGACAAAATAAAAACTTGGCCCAGCGAAGAAAACTTGCACCGTCCCATTGAAACCCGCCAAAATTCATGGATTAGGCGGTGCGGGGTAGGCGGACTTTTTAAATTTGGCAGTCTCAAATTTTCAGCCTAACCCTCCTTTTTTGTCAGGTTATGCAGGTCAGCCCGACGAATTGTAGCCGGTTCGCCATCCCAAGTCTCCATCCATTTTTGGATGGCAAGTCGTGAGGATTTCACGAGTCCCCATCTAACCCAAAACTACGAATAATCTCTGTAAATACCTTTTTTGGGTGTTTTTGTGATCATCCCTATTGCTAGCATTCATTCGTTTGTGACGTGGAGCTATTTTAGCCACTCAATAAATTCTCAGATAATCAAAGTTTaggttatataatttttatacagTCACATGTATCCTTGTTATAACAATTTTAATAGAAGATAAATAGATAAACACTAAGCTATTGTttgaatataagataaaaaataagagaaaagaaaataaaaagaaagaaaatgaaaggaaacaaaatgaaaagaaaagtatatttttgtgtgtgtgtttagatgaagaaaaaatgaatggaaagaaaatagagaaaaaaaaattttttgcttGGATGGAAGAAAAagtaagaagaaaataaattataatagagtaaaattatattaatatttttatatattatatataaattataattcaaatggtaacTCTGTATTTTAACCCATGTTTGCACTTCTGCATAAGTTTTCTTTGCAACTTTGAAGTACATAAGTTTTCTTTGCAactttaaagagaaaaaatttacaTGAGCTCTACatacatttttatgtttttcattcaaaattttttttatccaaacaacaaaaaattacattttttttatctattttcttctccagcattttatttttttacaaattcttTTAATccaaacaaaacataaataaatccCCAAAACCGAAAAACGTTATCTAGTTATCTCCATTTACATTTCTATTTCCATTTAGGGTAATAAGTAATAAATCGAATCTATAGGATTCAAATTACTTAACATTGTGATtcgaaagtaaattaaattcaatgaaTTCAAATTATGTCATTCCCTACTAAATCGAATCTATAAATTTCGATTTATATGGTCCATGCTAAATTGAAGCAATAAGGTTCGATTTATACTCACTTAAAAGTAATCCAGCTCATTGTAAATCAAATCTCCTTCATTCGATTTAGTAGCATAGATAACATCCAAATTCGATTTACAACGAAAACACATAATTCGTACTtcataaatttgatttacataGATATGTAATTGAGACATGCgcgtaattttttttactttggtAGAAATACgtaaaattggtttgcaaatgGTTTATAAAGGTGATTTACTCCACATCTTATAACTTGTGAAATCATAATATTTAGAGAAGTGATGTATAGATAACTTAAATATTGATAAGTctgaaaaattttagaaaaaataaaaatataaaaaaattacacattgatctataaatttttttaaaaaaaatttatccatagtctatattataattttgttatcGCCGATGTTAGTGGTTATAGAGAAATTTTTacctttaaataaattataaagaaattaaaaacaaaattagttCCTATTTTTCTGacaatttatttagtttttagtttaaattaaaattaaattatatattcaatttatatttatttgtttatcctAATGATtgtatataatagataatatatttaagCATGTTTTGAAAGAAActattgaattttatataattgaaaGTTAACTATGAAATTGAAGTTAAGATGAAGtgaaatacaataaatatatgaggagtgaaattaaaataaataattaaaaataaggtaataaataattaaaaataagtaaaaaaaaagagcaaaaaaaTAATGCATGTAGTTGATAAAAATAGattgtaaaaaaattagtataatcaataaatataaaagatgaaagacaaaaattaagatatatttttattaaaaaattcaagaaaaacatTGTGAAGAAATATCTATTAATcaagttttataaaaatattataaaaaatttaaaatattaataaataaaataataactcctttaagaattattaatcaaaatacataaaaatacatTCTGATTTTTAGATAGAGTAaactaccatttgtacccatgaaatatgaatttcgcataacaaaattatccaaacactaaaaaattacctaaaatcccTAAAATACCCTTATCTTCACCACCACACCACCTCCTTCACCCAATCACCTTTCTAAT
The Arachis duranensis cultivar V14167 chromosome 5, aradu.V14167.gnm2.J7QH, whole genome shotgun sequence genome window above contains:
- the LOC107490118 gene encoding LOW QUALITY PROTEIN: 1-aminocyclopropane-1-carboxylate synthase 7 (The sequence of the model RefSeq protein was modified relative to this genomic sequence to represent the inferred CDS: deleted 2 bases in 1 codon), encoding MGLKIEQQQHQQPCVELSKIAISNTHGEDSPYFAGWKVYDENPYDEFTNPLGVIQMGLAENQVSFDLLEKYIEEHKETKGALETNFKENALFQDYHGLKSFRSAMASFMGEIRGNRAKFDPDRIVLTAGATAANELLTFILANPGDALLVPTPYYPGFDRDLRWRTGVNIVPIHCDSSNNFQITEQALESAYKDAESMSYRVRGILITNPSNPLGITIQRSVLELLLNFVTKKNIHLVSDEIYSXXXXXXXXXXSSSEFVSVAEVLESRNYKNSAERVHIVYSLSKDLGLPGFRVGTIYSYNDRVVTTARRMSSFTLISSQTQNLLASMLSNKSFTKSYIKINRERLNKRYEMIIEGLKSAGIECLKGNAGLFCWMNLSPLLKDKTSRESELVLWNAILHEVKLNISPGSSCHCLESGWFRVCFANMSENTLKIALERICKFMERIKSQQ